The nucleotide window TATAGCCAATTTGAATGGGTTTTTACGGATTACCAAGAATTGGATTTGTGTGATTTGAAAAATTTAGAAACTTCGATTGCGGAAATTAATCCTCAAATCATTATCAATTGTGCTGCACATACTGCTGTTGATAAGGCCGAATCAGAGTTTGAATTGTCAGATGTATTGAATCATCAATCGGTTGCAGTTATGGCGAAATGGAGTAAAGAAAACAATTGTCAATTGATACATGTATCAACTGATTATGTTTTTGATGGTACTGCATCCAGAGCTTTAACTGAAACGGCTGAACCTAATCCTATCAATGTGTACGGAGTGACCAAATTGGCAGGGGAAAAGGCTTGTTTGCGAGAAAATCCAGATGCGATCATAATTAGGACTTCGTGGGTTTATTCAAGTTTTGGAAATAATTTTGTTAAAACAATGTCCCGTTTGATGCAAGAAAGGGATTCATTGAATGTGGTCAATGATCAAATAGGGAGCCCGACTTATGCAGCCGATTTGGCTCAAGCTATCATGACTATAATTACTCACAGTCATTGGCAAGCCGGAATTTATAATTTTTCAAATGAAGGGGAAATCAGTTGGTTTGAATTTGCTTTGGCGATTCAGGAAATAGGTGGTTTTGAATGTGCCATAAGCGGTATTCCTTCTTCAGACTATCCAACACCAGCTAAACGCCCTCAATATTCTTTGTTGGATAAAACCAAAATTAAGGAAACGTTTGGCGTTGTTGTTCCGGAGTATAAAGAGAGTTTGGTTAGATGCATGGAATTATTGAAAGGGTAGTTGTGAGTTGCTGCCTCTCGACCAATGTCATTAAGTTAAGAATATAAAGCCATCGTTTTGTCATTCCGAAGAATGAGGAATCTCACTAGTGGCTCACGTTATGTGATTTCTCCTTTGTCGAAATGACATAAAAAAACGCTTAACTTAATGACATTGGCCTCTCGACTGCGCTACCAATGACGTATTTATAAAAAGAGATTTTTGATATTTCTCTTCTTTTGTCTTGATACAAAAGAAGCAAAAAATCAAGGCTGAATATTTTTAAACTAAAAATAATCGAACGGATTCCCTTATCGCGACCCTAGCCGCTCGTGTTTCACACTCGACTCCAGGGTCACTCCCTACGGCCAGTGCGCAAATCCTTATCGTGATTTTTGGTTTAAAAATATAAGGCCGTGGAAGAAGCCGTTTTTTATGACTATTTTAAAACGTCATTTTATATTGCTTTTTTTAGAATAAAAATGATGCCTTGAGGTGACTGACATTATCAGTTGTCGGTTATGAGTGACATAGTGATGGGAATCAAAAACAGACGAATCTGAAGCAGTTTGGAATTTTCGTTTTACCCCGACCCTGAAGAGAGCCGAAAATTAAATAAATAATAGTTTTTAAAGAGAGCATAAATAATATATAAATGTAATGAAAGGAATTATACTTGCCGGAGGATCCGGAACGCGTTTGCATCCATTAACGCTTGCGATGAGTAAGCAAATGATGCCGGTTTATGATAAACCAATGATTTATTACCCATTATCGACATTGATGATGGCGGGAATCAGTGAGATACTAATTATTTCGACGCCTCATGATTTACCAAATTTCAGAAAGCTTTTGGGAGATGGATCGGCAATAGGATGCAAGTTTAGTTATGCAGAGCAGGCTATTCCAAATGGGTTGGCACAGGCTTTTGTGATTGGAGAAGAATTTATCGGTAATGATGATGTTGCATTGGTCTTGGGTGATAATATTTTCTTTGGTGCCAATATGCATGAACTTTTACAGTCAAATACAAAACCTGATGGGGGAGTTGTTTTTGCTTATCATGTTTCGGATCCGGAGAGATACGGTGTAGTTGAATTTGATAAAGACTTGAAAGCTCTTTCTATCGAGGAAAAGCCATTGGAACCAAAATCCAATTATGCTGTTCCAGGTTTGTATTTTTATGATAATTCGGTTGTGGAAATTGCTAAAAATATCCAACCAAGTGCCAGAGGGGAGTATGAGATTACCGATGTGAATAAAGTATATTTAGAGAAAGGTAAATTGAAAGTCGGTATTTTGAGCCGAGGTACTGCCTGGTTGGATACAGGAACTTTTAATAGTTTGATGCAAGCCGGACAATTTGTTCAGGTTTTGGAAGAACGTCAAGGACTAAAAGTAGGTTGTATTGAAGAGATCGCCTGGAGGCAAGGATTTATATCAGAACAACAATTGAGGGATTTGGCTGAGCCTTTGAAAAAGTCGGGTTATGGTGAGTACCTGCTGGGGCTTTTGAAACATAAATTGTAGTTATCTGTTGTCGGTTTTCTGTTATCAGTTATCGACAACCAATAACGGATAACAGAAAACGGATAACATTAGGAATATATGACTTATACTATTTTATTACTTTTATTCATTGGTATTGAATTGATTTATTTCAGGATTGCCGATTATTACAATATTATTGACAAACCTAATAGCCGTTCTTCGCATACAGCTATAACTTTAAGAGGGGGGGGGATTATTTTTCCCATTGCGATTTTGGTTGCCTGTTTGTTAGGATATACTTCCTGGATTGTAGTTACAGCAGTTGTTTTGGTGGCTGTTGTCAGTTTTATTGATGATATAAAACCATTGTCCACATTACCTCGATTTATATCTCATATTATCGCAATAGGTTTGGTTTTTTATGAATTGAATTTGTTTTCTCAGGCGGTATGGCTTTTACCCTTAATATTTATTTTGTTTCTTGGGTGGGTCAATGTTTTCAATTTCATGGACGGTATTAACGGAATCACTGTTCTGTATTCGTTTGTTGCCATAGCCAGTTTTTCTTTTTTAGAAGTTAGTAAAGACAGTCTTCCCTTATTGATTACCGTTGGTTTATCGTGTTGTGCCTTTGGTTTTTTTAATGTTAGAAAAAAAGCCAAAACATTTGCCGGTGATGTAGGGAGTATTAGTATGGCGTTGTTCTTGGCCTATTTTATGATTAAAACGATCATGCTTTCGGGGCAAATTGGGTATTTGTTCTTTTTGTCGGTTTATGGGATTGATGGTATCATTACCATTTTTACCCGAATCAAAAAGAAAGAAAATATCCTTGAACCACATCGGTCACATTTATATCAATATTTAGCCAATGAATTGGGATATTCTCACATTACTGTGTCTTTATTGTATGCAGGAATTCAATTGTTGATTAATGGATTAGTAATTTACTTAGATAGAATAGG belongs to Flavobacterium aquiphilum and includes:
- the rfbD gene encoding dTDP-4-dehydrorhamnose reductase: MKKILVTGGNGQLGSELKVLSKVYSQFEWVFTDYQELDLCDLKNLETSIAEINPQIIINCAAHTAVDKAESEFELSDVLNHQSVAVMAKWSKENNCQLIHVSTDYVFDGTASRALTETAEPNPINVYGVTKLAGEKACLRENPDAIIIRTSWVYSSFGNNFVKTMSRLMQERDSLNVVNDQIGSPTYAADLAQAIMTIITHSHWQAGIYNFSNEGEISWFEFALAIQEIGGFECAISGIPSSDYPTPAKRPQYSLLDKTKIKETFGVVVPEYKESLVRCMELLKG
- a CDS encoding UDP-GlcNAc--UDP-phosphate GlcNAc-1-phosphate transferase, with product MTYTILLLLFIGIELIYFRIADYYNIIDKPNSRSSHTAITLRGGGIIFPIAILVACLLGYTSWIVVTAVVLVAVVSFIDDIKPLSTLPRFISHIIAIGLVFYELNLFSQAVWLLPLIFILFLGWVNVFNFMDGINGITVLYSFVAIASFSFLEVSKDSLPLLITVGLSCCAFGFFNVRKKAKTFAGDVGSISMALFLAYFMIKTIMLSGQIGYLFFLSVYGIDGIITIFTRIKKKENILEPHRSHLYQYLANELGYSHITVSLLYAGIQLLINGLVIYLDRIGELTVPVIVLFLVFQVMVYLLVRKNVVEKVNLKSMTC
- the rfbA gene encoding glucose-1-phosphate thymidylyltransferase RfbA, with translation MKGIILAGGSGTRLHPLTLAMSKQMMPVYDKPMIYYPLSTLMMAGISEILIISTPHDLPNFRKLLGDGSAIGCKFSYAEQAIPNGLAQAFVIGEEFIGNDDVALVLGDNIFFGANMHELLQSNTKPDGGVVFAYHVSDPERYGVVEFDKDLKALSIEEKPLEPKSNYAVPGLYFYDNSVVEIAKNIQPSARGEYEITDVNKVYLEKGKLKVGILSRGTAWLDTGTFNSLMQAGQFVQVLEERQGLKVGCIEEIAWRQGFISEQQLRDLAEPLKKSGYGEYLLGLLKHKL